Within Rissa tridactyla isolate bRisTri1 chromosome 4, bRisTri1.patW.cur.20221130, whole genome shotgun sequence, the genomic segment CGGAGTCAGAGAGAAAGCACACAGAGAGCCACCCCATGCTTGTGGTTTTTCACAGGATCGACCGCCTCTCCAGAGTGCGAGGAGGCGGCAACATTTAGAGCAGAGATGTGGGAAGCCCCTGTGGGCAACCCCACCACAGAGGCTCTTCCTGCTCCACCTAATGGCTCATTTTGCTTGGAGAGACCCTCACATTGTGCCTGGCACCAGCCCCTCCACAGGCTGTTTCTGCTCAGGTGGCCAAACCTTTACTGCAGACGGGgctgtttgcttctttcttgcAGATGACGGTACCGCACCAGGTCTTACCAGGCACCATAACTCCTTTATTCCTCAAGCTGAGAAGTTGAGGACTGGCAAAGGCAAACATTTCAAATGCTGGTTTTGCGCTGCACAGCTATACCAGCGCTGGTCTTGCAAGCAACACGTTGCCTGTTTTATCTTTGTCAATAAAGGCTGCAGAGTTCATTCAATGCAGACAAGCTGCTACACATATAAGAGGGGTAAAACTGCACTACACCCATCAATCATTCACAATTCAAATCTTCGCTTCACTTCATCTGCAATCATTTTTGCGATGGCAAGGGAGGAGgtagcagcaggagaaggggcgTTTCTGACATGAAGAATTCTGCTTCCAATATCTCCACTGCCTCCATCAAATACAAAGTCATCTACCAAATTTCCATCACTGTCCAATGCTTGAGCTCTCACTCCGGATGGACCCCTGCAAAATAGAGGAGCTCAccattagaaagaaaatgtttcctgaagTCAAAAATCAATTGCGTTCTGATCTTGTGAAGGTGCCCAGGGAAACAGTAAGGAAGGCAGACTGTGGAGTCAAAGCCCAGTCAGGCTTTTGGGGGAGCACAAGGAAAGTTTAACGCTTGTGAGGCAGAGTGGGAGATGTCTCTCAGTCGTTAGTGTAAAACAAGGGCAGGTAGCCAAGCAGAAGATCTTCTGTATCTCTCCTGGTTATGAAGTTACTCTCCTCCCCACACACACTAACATGCCCTGtcttttcagaaaggaaaccCTTTGTTTTGAAATAGCAAACCTTGTCAAACATCAGTTTCATGCCAATGGTACACTGCCTCAGCTGGATAACTCCCTTTTACCGGGCTCCAGCTTTTCTTATTCTGGATTTTCTCCCTGCAAATTGTTGGACAGTTAAACCCACCTCCATGAACTTAAAGGCCTCATCTTTCCTCACAAGTCTCTTCAGTTCCTTGGCATTTCTAAACTCCTTTGAATTAGTTTCTCTCTCCACACACTAAGAAGCTGAATAAAATTTTATTGAGATGATTAAGTCAATATTCACTCAGTAGCAACCCACAGTCTGGATTCCCCTCTGAATTTCATTAGTGTTTTGCCTTCTTTATGAACTCGGATTATGTTCAGGCTACTGAATGTGCTGCTAAGAtaaagaaactttttctttttggtgaatATGTCACAACTGTGAATGTCAGCCTAGGGAGAGTAGAAAGTCACACAAATATTTATCAAACTTGCCTATACACAAGCAAACACAATACAAAAGGCCTTCCTGTAGAAAGTATCTAAATGCTTCTATGCTTCGGTAGCATATTTTGGTGGAGGAAGGGAGTAAGCTAATGCTACATTTGCTACTGTTAAAAATAAGAGATTTAACAAGCCACTGGGCTTAACAAGATTTTTCTTTACCTGAGTACATCATTGATGGTGACCTCGGGGATGAACTTCTGAAGTTGCTCTACCTGTGCACTAAGGAAACACGCTCTGTAAATTTCACTCAGGCCGTAAGACAGGTTTCTCAGCACAAGCTTCCATAACccactgtagaaagaaaaaataattgcagtatAATAAATGCAGACACCTCAAACTAACGCTAAGAAGGTAGCAAGTGTAACTGCATGGCAAAAATTCCCATTCCTAACATCAGTAATCCGACCATGACTTCTACTTGGGAAATACGTGTTTGTCCTTTCCTGCTTCAACAAACCTTGTTTACAGAGCTGTAGCATTCCATTTACATTCTTTCATTGAGAATTAACTCTCAACTCATCCTTCCTATGTCCAGGATTTTTCTCTGGGCCAGTCAAATGGCAAAAGACTGAAAACCCACAAGCATGCGGGCAGACTGACATGCCGCTTGAGACTTCTTTTCACAATCATTTTGAAAAGATCGTCCCACTCCTAAACCCCTCAGCTTTCAGTCAATGAATCTTGCTGTGTCTTTGCAAatcttgtttgcttgctttgctttcctcAAGTCTTCCAGCATAAAAAACTATAGACAATGATCAAGATGCTTTCAAGTGTTGTCTTTAATAAACTGCATTAAGTTGAACTTTttgccagaatttttttttcccaattccctgACCTGTTTTGCAGCCTCTCCTTGGATCCTCCCCAATATTTTCACATTCTAATGTCTAATTTCTAAAATTGAGCACTTAGTAATGGTCTGTCTAGCCCTTCATAGAGGAGCAAGAATAAGAATTCTCTCGACTTCTACAGATATTCTGTTCGTTTCTGTTTGCAATTTTAGCAATGATTTCTAATTCCTCTGACATGCTTTCTAAGAGCTTCCCAGACTGCATTTGCAGCCCTTAACGTATTTCCTTGCACTTTGACATTTTTTAAACGTATATTGATGGTCTGAGAAAGTTTAGCACGGCAATTCAGACCACTCTGTGTTCTTTCTTCCAATCATCCTCTGCAGGTATTTTAATCACACTGTCTAGGTTGATTAAAACATTACACTGCATCGGACCAAAACCAATCCTGGAAGAGCTCCACTAGTAGCAGCATGGCTCACCAGCACCTTCCGATGAGCAGCTGCATTCTCAGACCAGCTGAGACATGTCTTGGTAGTTTATGAAAATTCAAATATTAGATCACATGAAGTCAAGTGCCTTGCAGAAGTCCACCCTTATCAGCACAACTGTCTTTAAACACACCAAAAACTTGGCAAAAGCAGACATTTGACAAGAACTAGCTTCCACGGAGTCCTAAACTGACGTTTAAATAATGGCACTCAGCAGACAAAATATTACCTGTACGTTACAGCATCTAAAAAGTCTCCAGTGCTGAAGTCAAACAATCTGTAGCCCTCTCGCTTAAAGGCTAGTACTGCATTAGGACCAAGCCAAACACTGCCGTCCATTCTTGGTGTGAAATGAAATCCCAGAAAAGGGAATCGAGGATTGGGAACCTAAAGGGGGATACAACAGTTATTACAGCTGTTACAAACCAGATCAGAGAAAACAGCCACACAACCACTCCAGACAACAAACTTCTCCAGGAAACATGGAAAACTTTTGTGAGGAAGAAAGTACAGACATTTACAGGTTATTGCGTGAGAGAgtgaataaaacaaaccaaaacacagtaaAGGAGTTGTCCTCCCAATAAAtggaaataactatttttaaatgaaaaaaggaattaaatttagcattttatttcCAATCACCACAACAAAATTCGAGTCATATAACCATACAATTGGCCCCCACGCTGGTTTTTCTGCTTGTCAATTGTGCAGTTGTAGCACATAActaatttaaaacactgaagaatgGAGCAGGGCCAAGTAAGGCTGCATCTtaggtaaaagcaaaacaaacaacagggaaaaaaaaagtacacatgaTTTCTCAGGATATAAAtcaacccacaacaaaaccaacgACACACTAATGCTATTCACCAGTAGTAATTATACTGTAATAAAATAGGTTAGGAAATATTAGGAAAACCTCACCATTCCTGTATTGCTCAAAACAACATGCAGTTAGCAAGCCTGATTAATGCGAACTATAAGTAtctgcagtttcttttttgtttgcgaATGGAATACAGTGTAATGTGTGCAAAGGCTGAAACAGAAATAAGCTGTCTATACACAGATACAAGTATTAAATAAGCACACCTCTACATGCGCTGGCACTTCAAGATCTTTAGCTATTTAGAAAAGATGACTACAGAGGTGACTGTTACAGTCTGAAAATAAGCAAGTATATTTCTCAAAACCCAGTATTGTTATAACTAAAAAATGCTTTAAGATATGTTCCTTTTCTGTATTCAGTGCACTgatgtttctgtgaaaaatatgcctttaataCGTTCGAAGCTTAGGGCAACCACTTCACAAACTACATTGACTTTCCAGTAACATATCACTAAGAGTCGTGCAATTTTCTAATCTTATTACCATATTTGTCcataacaaaaaaattcaaagggTACAAGCTATCCTCACACAGCCATGAAACAAGGTGAAAGGTAAATTCCAGCCAGTTGCTCCCTCCCATCCCAAGACAGGAGCCTGAGTCATTCCCAGGTGAGACGAGGTCACACAAACACCCGATGCCCAGGGTTCCACAGTTTCCCTAGGGTGACCTGCTCCAGTGTTTACCAGGCAAATCTAAGTTCATATTCAGAAAGGCGGTATTTCAATGCACTGCACAAATTAACTAAAATGCTGCCCtaagaattctttcttccttgCTAACTTCACTTTCTGTCTAGTTTGCTCCTCTTCATCACGCTATTTGTCCATATTAGATGTCAGAAAACTTGTCCTTTTCCTCCCGTGTCTATTTTTTGTCATATAAAGTAAAGCTAATTCAAAGATGAGGCTGAGAGGCAAATATCTAAATCCGAGCTTTGGGTATTAGCACACAAGATTAAACCCTGCATCTAAGTAATTAATTATTTACTGTCATCCCTCACTGATTTCTGAATCTTGTCTACAGATTTATTTTATAACATGAAGAAAGAAGCCAGGCTTTTGCAGGCATGTGCCTGTAATTCTAAATGTTTCATTCTTtccctactaaaaaaaaaaaaacaaaaacacaaaccaaaaaaaatccccctggAATTAATTTCTCACATGGTTGTTCTACCTGTTCCTCAAGAATTAACAAAACCAAGCTGTCCTGTTATAAAGCAACTGAATCTACATCCACATTGTGCATCACTATCTGCAGTCTAACAGAAATAACCACGTAATATTGCCCTTATTTCTGTAGTTTTTGCAGTTCTTAAGAGTACACTGTGAAAGACAAACAAGAGAGTACATACCggataaatatttcctttaaccATATAGCACTTTTCAGGTTTTAGCACCAAATAATCTCCACGGAAGGGCACAATACGAGGTTCAGGACTGCAGCCACTGATCTCAGACAGTCGGTCTGAGTAAAGTCCTGCACAGGTCACAATGTGCCGACAGTAGATTTCCTcaccctgtggaaaaaaaaaaacagaacaaaacaaaacacacaacacaCAAAAATTTAACATATCTACCAAAAAAACACTTGTCACCTAcaagcgcccccccccccccgccctgccttCAAAGGAGAGTCCAGATATTCTCTCCTGAAGGTAGAAAGGTTACAACTAAATTTCCTGTGCAGCGTTAACTGACCTGCAGGAATGACAACAGTATATGCACCTGCTTTACTAAATTAGCTTGTGGCTTTCTGATTATAAAATGATTCTAGATACCTCCTTATCATTTTTATAGATGCTGAAGAccaaaagcaaacatgaaaacaGGTGTTTCTCACCAAATGAGTACGTCATAAAAGGAGTGCTTGGAAACAACAAGCATAAGAATGTGCAAATAAAGAAGATAAGGGACATATACAGTCAAACATAAGTCAGGCAGCAGAAAGAGAAAGTTACACTTTCATTATTATTCCCAGTACACAGTAAAATCTGAACATGCTGATTGCTAAGAATTGATTGCAGTTGTTTTATAAAAGCAGTCCTAGATAACAGTGATTACATTACTGACGACCAGCACTTCACCCTTTTTTTAGAGAGCTGATTAATCCACCAGGTCCCaaaaaaaacatctgaagaaaaGGAGCAACAGCTTCCTATTAAGCAGTTAAATCTTCAACTTAGTTCTTACCTTTGAGTTCTTAACAACGACTGGGTATTTCAGTCCTGTAATAGAATTAGACAATAGAAGGACATAATGGAATATGTAACAGGAATATGTAAACTGACAGAACAAGCAACTTGTCACAATTAAGGGTTCCTCCACTGGAAGATCTCCAAGCTATGGAGCAACTACTGCTAACATAACTGATATTGTTGGACATTAACTGTATTTAGGAATTAATAGGGTTTTTTTGAATTCTTTCATATGTGTACCAGCACAGATCCAACCTGCCTTCCAGgataaagaaaaagcattatcACAAGAATACACACGCAATATTCAGCTAAATCTGATTTTAATAGGAGAGAACAACctactttctttcttttactgtcaTTTTCTTCCATCAGCATTAAATGTTTCAGCTGATCGGTGACCTGCCTGAGAAAAAAAAGTGAGCTTGCTCGGTACTCTAATGTAATTTTGCCTTTTGTCTCTTCACTATGAGACAGAAAGGTTCAGGAATGTGATTTCAGTTAAAGCGAATGTGTTTTGAGCAAGATCTTTGCCAGGACTGTAGTAAATGGAGGGCAAAAAATTGCCTTACCATCTTCACTTTCTGAAGAACTTTCTTTAGCCATCTCCATGTTTGTAACCTCAAAATCAGTCAAGATCGTCCCACCTGCTTCCTGGAAGTCTTCAGCATAGGACTGGGCCACTTGCTTGTAATTCACAATGCCAGTATATGGAGAATCGAGGGCCATCAGACCCTGTAACAGTATTAAGATACAGGAGGAGAATAGTGAATGCTGTATGTGGACTTTGGTCTTCAATACAGAGAATATTTCACCTGGAATAATGTACATTGCTGTTGAGAAGGGAGTAAAGTTGTCTCTTCATGCCTGGCTGCTCGTTCCTAGTGCCTCCATGTGCCAGCTTCAGCATTCGTGTTTGCTGACAACAAATATGGCGAAAACTACTTACGGTGGATTAAGCGATCGACTAACCACAGCATAAACGTGTCTTCTTGACACAGCGCTTAATGATAAAACAGGTTACTTAACCTTGGCTTCAGCTAATATATGTACTTATTTTCCACCACGCTCTATACAGTTCCACCTTCAAATGCTCATTTGGGAGTTCTACCTGATGCGTGGCTGTTGCCAATGCCTCCTGCCAGGCTAAAAGCTGTCATCTCTACACTTACTGCACTGCACATCAAAGAGGAAAGTCTCTTGTGAGTTAGACAACAGCCTACACTTCTCCTAGCAGAAAGCAAGGTTCAAGTCCAGCATGTAGCTAGAATTGTTAAAGTTTCTCAGAGATGTTTTATGTCTTTATACCAAAAAGGCTCAGTTTCTCACATAATTTTTATCATCCTGATGGCACGACAATATTTACCTAGTTCCAGCTATAAATGAAGGGTAGTAGGACTGCTTTATCTCAGAGAGATGCTACGAGTGTAACTACAGTAAAAGACTGTCAGTCACTCAGATACTACAACAGCAGGGGCCATTTTCATGCCCAAAACAACCAGACTGGTTGGCAAAACTGTGTCTTACACAGAACCTTCCACTCCACTTGAGATACAGTGCAATGTTTTATAACGCTACTCAAGTTCCCTTCACTTAGGAGGAAAGGACTCAGCTCAGGAAATCAAAGCAACTGTAGTTAAGACCCATCTGAATCTGCTCATTTGCAGAAGGAAACGCTCAGCTGGATCTTGAACACGCGAAGAATGTTATAGGGAGCGGACACAAAATGTTTAcaagaaataaagataaaaaagattCCTCTCCAGAAAACTTTTGTCTGTGCCTACAATCACTCGTAAGCAATGAGTCCTGTAGCTACACTAATAGCAAGCTGCCAGATGAAACAGTATGGGGAATTTACATCCAGATTTTCCTCTCAATCAAAGATACACTAAACAACAACAGATCTGGATTCCATAAACTACTCTCATTTCTCCTGCTGTGAAAATAAACAGGCTGAGAAGTGCTACATAACAATCACATGTGTAGGAAGCAACTGGATTGAAACTGGCTCCATCCAAGTCCGCACTTACAGCTGGGAAGGAATTTTCATTGCTGCACTATCAAGCTTTATTGTAAGTTAAATAACTGCAATGGgaaggagcagaatcacctcagCATGAACTCAGATATAGCAACTCTAACTTGGGCAAAGCAAAATCTGCTTATCAACCACAAAAACATACAAGCAAGCACCTgcaaggagaagggggaaaaaaaaaaagattaaaaaaaataaatcactcctTGTCATTGGTGGGAggactgtttttttgttttggagcgTATACATCAGGGAGGACACGACTGCGTAAAACTAGGAAAAGGATGAAGCTTGAACAACTTGTAGGCTCTGTCCATTTGCCTATAAATTCAGTTCTACGCAGGGACTATGGGACTCCTACTTTGACTCAAATAATTCCAATTCCTTTCGTAGGCTGCGAGTGAAACACATTACCTGCTCTCTAATTTGTGAATGACGGCCCTTACGAAACAGCCAGCACATCACTGGCAATTAGTGCGGCAGCTCTTTAGGACTTCAGCACACAGAGAGCTGACAAACTATGAACTGAGGAGCACGGGAATGAGAAAGGGTGAGCAGGAGAAACCTGAGGTGAAAGCGTCACCAAGAAAGATTCTGCAGGGTCACCTTATGTTGTGTTAGACCTGGTCTGATGTGTATGTAATGGCAAAGGCATACGAAGGAGTAGGCTGAGCTAAAAAGTTCCAGAAACAAacagataaatttatttttgttggcAATTATATTTCTTCTGGGTTTTCAGTCTCTTTTGAACTTGTCAACCATGCAAATTACCTCAAGGCCAGAAACATATTTatgttacatgaaaaaaataatatcacctGAGAGACTGAGGTCTTACATgccaaataaaaataagtgaatcCCTTACCCTGCAGAAGGGCTCTTTCGCTTGTATTTCTTTTGCTCCAATCAGTTTCAGACCTCGGACGTTGTTCTGCAGCCCTCTTTCATACAGAGCTTTGAGTCTTGGAATTTCATCTTGTTCCACAGCTACAATTAGCTTCAGAAAAGATAACAAGGCACACCAGTGAGCAAAACATACAAAGTCAGTTCAGGTTTGGCACCAAGCCCAAGCAAGCAGCAGGGAATGAGCGAGTAGTAAATTATAATTCAAGGTGGGAAAAAATGTGGTTTGTGCCATTAGTGGCACAAGATTCTATAAATACCTACTATTACTAAGAAAGCACTAATATATTAAGGAGAGCGAAAAACAAATGCTAAACTGTAGTTTAAGTTACTATCAATGGATAATATTTGCTAAAAGTACCATGAGACTACAAATCTGAATGTCAAAGAAGAGAATATGACTTTAAAGAGCCACTAGGATGCTTCCAACAATAAAACTGAACTTAACCCAGGATGTACAGATCTCAAACAGTCTCAATACAAGAGTAAGGAGGTGTTCTGACATGGTGTCTAAACTGAATTGCACCAGCTTCACTTCATTTCACCATGTAGTTAGCTCACAACTATCACAAGAGATCTATCCAGACTGTGAATTGTCTGTGCCAAGTTCGCATGGACCATACACCTGCAAGGCCCAGCTCAGGTCTGCCAACACAGGCATCTTTGCACTGAGAAGGCACTAACGTgtttgaggcaccatccctggaggtatttaaaagacaggtagacatagtgcttagagatatggtttagtgacgggttttgtcagacttaggttgatggttggtctcaatgatctgaaaggttccttccaacctaggcaattctatggttctaaggTCTCCAAGCCTGGGGCTGCTTTATGTAAAACAAGCTGTAAAGCCTCAACATCGTCTTCCCTGGAATAAACGCTGCTGGGGAAGGCGATGCAGAAGTACACAAATCCAGTGTCAACGAAGGACCAACAATGCTGCTGGGCCAGTGCTAGCCCCGCCCAAGCTCAAACTGGCTCCCACAGAGCAAGTCTGCTGGTTTGGTGCTTTGAGTTGAGAGCAGGCTTGTAACTTCAGGTATATTGCTGAGCAAATCCACAGTGCCATCTTGTGACGAGCGCTGCAGCAGAGGGAGCTCAGCACGAACACGGCGCTGTGCGCAGCCAGGCCAGGACAACCGCcaccagccctggtgcagggcCCATCGACACTGCCATGTCCAGGGATCTCTGCTCTGCGTCCCAGAGCTGGGAGAGATCTGCATCCAGCTCCCAGGGGGTGCTGAGCTACGGGACCTTGACGGGGCGCTTGTCACATCAGCATTGCACTTTTAAGAGAAAGGCTCAGGCTGTCCAGGAGATTTATGagcagcctggaaaggggcagggaGGTGAGAAAGTCCAATGATGGTTTAAAGTGACTCAAGGTGTTTCAGACAAGAGGTGACTGTAAAGATCGGCAGAGGGACCTTCTGAGGTGAATGAGGGACTAATAAAaaggcaga encodes:
- the L2HGDH gene encoding L-2-hydroxyglutarate dehydrogenase, mitochondrial yields the protein MAAAALRRQRAAGGGAAALWQAQRRQRSTFDVAVVGAGIVGLASARELVRRHPSLAFAVLEKEKELAHHQSGHNSGVIHSGIYYKPGSLKAKLCVQGAALCYEYCDQKGIPYKQCGKLIVAVEQDEIPRLKALYERGLQNNVRGLKLIGAKEIQAKEPFCRGLMALDSPYTGIVNYKQVAQSYAEDFQEAGGTILTDFEVTNMEMAKESSSESEDGLKYPVVVKNSKGEEIYCRHIVTCAGLYSDRLSEISGCSPEPRIVPFRGDYLVLKPEKCYMVKGNIYPVPNPRFPFLGFHFTPRMDGSVWLGPNAVLAFKREGYRLFDFSTGDFLDAVTYSGLWKLVLRNLSYGLSEIYRACFLSAQVEQLQKFIPEVTINDVLRGPSGVRAQALDSDGNLVDDFVFDGGSGDIGSRILHVRNAPSPAATSSLAIAKMIADEVKRRFEL